A single window of Actinoallomurus bryophytorum DNA harbors:
- a CDS encoding ROK family protein, whose amino-acid sequence MPDTWVVVGLDNGGTCNNATVLDSSGKFLVDRLVEIPSRVTEGPEMAVEALAEALDGILALTGTSRSRVRAVGLDTPGPASADGVISSKGATNFAQPAWWGFDVRTALQDRLGLPVVYNNDGNAAALYAHHAHFGADAPRHSSISAIVGTGLGGGVIEAGKVIRGSAGMAGELGHVYIPTQGLLEDDQPLPMCNCGFGGDAESIASLTGIAVNLLPYWLTRFEGHELSAVPAAEAAKLVRGRGEDGDPMALKIFEQQAMALGRLFTIAANFTDPSAYFVGGGVVETGPSFREWFLDKVREYTVLREEQARVASFALVPDLDMAGARGAAIAARDASGT is encoded by the coding sequence ATGCCGGACACGTGGGTGGTCGTCGGCCTGGACAACGGTGGCACCTGCAACAACGCCACGGTGCTCGACTCGTCGGGGAAGTTCCTCGTCGACCGGCTGGTGGAGATTCCCAGCCGGGTGACGGAGGGGCCCGAGATGGCCGTCGAGGCGCTGGCCGAGGCACTCGACGGCATCCTGGCGCTGACGGGCACCTCGCGTTCGCGGGTACGCGCGGTCGGCCTGGACACCCCCGGCCCGGCGAGCGCCGACGGTGTGATCTCCTCCAAGGGCGCGACGAACTTCGCCCAGCCCGCCTGGTGGGGCTTTGACGTCCGCACCGCGCTGCAGGACCGGCTGGGCCTGCCCGTCGTCTACAACAACGACGGAAACGCCGCCGCGCTCTACGCCCACCACGCGCACTTCGGAGCCGACGCCCCCCGGCACTCCTCCATCTCGGCCATCGTCGGCACGGGACTGGGCGGCGGCGTGATCGAGGCCGGCAAGGTCATCCGCGGGTCGGCCGGCATGGCGGGCGAGCTGGGCCACGTCTACATCCCGACGCAGGGTCTCCTGGAGGACGACCAGCCGCTGCCGATGTGCAACTGCGGCTTCGGCGGCGACGCGGAGAGCATCGCCTCCCTGACCGGCATCGCGGTGAACCTGCTGCCGTACTGGCTGACCCGCTTCGAGGGCCACGAACTGAGCGCCGTACCGGCGGCGGAGGCCGCCAAGCTCGTCCGCGGCCGCGGCGAGGACGGCGACCCGATGGCCCTCAAAATCTTCGAACAGCAGGCAATGGCACTGGGGCGACTGTTCACGATCGCCGCCAACTTCACGGACCCGAGCGCGTACTTCGTCGGCGGCGGCGTGGTGGAGACGGGTCCGAGCTTCCGAGAGTGGTTCCTGGACAAGGTCCGCGAGTACACGGTCCTCCGCGAGGAACAGGCCCGAGTGGCGTCGTTCGCCCTGGTCCCGGACCTGGACATGGCAGGCGCCAGAGGAGCCGCGATCGCCGCCCGCGACGCTTCGGGAACCTAG
- a CDS encoding agmatinase family protein, producing the protein MSDTPSNTPNEPRRPGPMYVNRRGEMDWSGIQTFMKAPVCMTPEDLRAGKVDVAIGGAPWDGTATGLTGTQLGPRAIRQGDYIAGDRYIHHLDVRVNPLDHLVLADYGDAEILTGNTEGTYENVRSFVGEILAGGAIPIILGGDHGITWPAATAVADAYGHGKVGIVHFDAHADTAPDQQGSLYGHGTPMRRLIESGAVPGRNFVQVGLRGYWPEPPVLEWMEENDLRTHFMAEIHRDGFGTVLERAVDEALDSADHLYISLDVDVADPAYAPGTGTPEPGGLTSGEVLWAIRRLAAEVGMVGMDVVEVSPPYDVGPGITALFARRAVMEALTGTAMRRIGLTQPAYVDPRSAGTGSSRTYRSLKED; encoded by the coding sequence ATGTCTGACACACCTTCCAACACGCCGAACGAGCCCCGCCGACCCGGGCCCATGTACGTCAACCGCCGCGGGGAGATGGACTGGAGCGGCATCCAGACCTTCATGAAGGCCCCGGTCTGCATGACGCCGGAAGATCTGCGCGCCGGCAAGGTGGACGTCGCCATCGGGGGAGCGCCGTGGGACGGTACCGCCACCGGCCTCACCGGCACGCAGCTCGGACCGCGCGCGATCCGGCAGGGCGACTACATCGCCGGCGACCGGTACATCCATCACCTGGACGTCCGGGTCAACCCGCTGGACCACCTCGTACTCGCCGACTACGGCGACGCCGAGATCCTCACCGGCAACACCGAGGGCACCTACGAGAACGTCCGCTCGTTCGTCGGCGAGATCCTGGCCGGCGGCGCCATCCCGATCATCCTCGGCGGCGACCACGGCATCACCTGGCCCGCCGCGACCGCGGTCGCCGACGCGTACGGGCACGGAAAGGTGGGCATCGTCCACTTCGACGCGCACGCGGACACCGCCCCTGACCAACAGGGTTCGCTGTACGGGCACGGCACGCCGATGCGGCGGCTCATCGAGAGCGGCGCCGTACCGGGACGCAACTTCGTACAGGTCGGCCTCCGCGGCTACTGGCCGGAGCCGCCCGTACTCGAGTGGATGGAGGAGAACGACCTCCGTACCCACTTCATGGCCGAGATCCACAGGGACGGCTTCGGCACAGTGCTGGAACGCGCCGTCGACGAGGCGCTGGACAGCGCGGACCATCTCTACATCTCCCTGGACGTGGACGTCGCCGACCCCGCGTACGCACCGGGTACGGGTACGCCCGAGCCCGGCGGCCTGACCAGCGGCGAGGTCCTGTGGGCCATCAGGCGTCTCGCCGCCGAGGTCGGAATGGTCGGCATGGACGTCGTCGAGGTCAGCCCGCCGTACGACGTCGGCCCCGGCATCACGGCCCTGTTCGCCCGGCGGGCGGTGATGGAGGCACTGACCGGTACGGCGATGCGCCGCATCGGCCTCACCCAGCCGGCCTACGTCGACCCCCGCTCGGCGGGAACGGGCTCAAGCCGCACATACCGCTCGCTGAAGGAGGACTGA
- a CDS encoding N-acyl homoserine lactonase family protein: MCRPGAAFMSGVRRIVLLTLGWEELPKSVSVHGAPPGRRLREPVPGILLECDGGWLLLDTGFNTALIRDPALRRRFYPDPVYRPVLPGPGEPLEEALAGAGIELTDIHAVAVSHLHSDHAGGLKHFAGRVPVHVQRTELAYGLSGHPEPEGHSIYRVDFDDPRIDWRQAEGDVEIAPGVTAVLTAGHTPGHQSFVVDLEGGGGFVFAFDAADLTENIERELPVGSVIGVDHAKTVEPIRRLKHIAAERGYRLVPGHDPDVWPSLTAELRDYYT; encoded by the coding sequence GTGTGCCGGCCGGGCGCGGCGTTCATGAGCGGCGTACGCCGGATCGTGCTCCTGACACTCGGCTGGGAAGAACTGCCCAAATCGGTCTCGGTGCACGGAGCGCCTCCCGGCCGGCGGCTGCGCGAACCCGTACCCGGAATCCTCCTCGAATGCGACGGAGGCTGGCTGCTGCTCGACACAGGCTTCAACACGGCGCTGATCCGGGACCCGGCACTCCGGCGCCGGTTCTATCCCGATCCCGTGTACCGGCCGGTCCTGCCCGGTCCGGGCGAGCCGCTCGAGGAGGCGCTGGCCGGAGCCGGGATCGAACTGACCGACATCCACGCCGTCGCCGTAAGTCACCTGCACTCCGACCACGCCGGTGGCCTGAAACACTTCGCCGGCCGCGTACCCGTACACGTACAGAGGACCGAGCTCGCGTACGGACTGTCGGGCCACCCCGAGCCGGAGGGCCATTCCATCTACCGGGTCGACTTCGACGACCCGCGGATCGACTGGCGACAGGCAGAGGGCGACGTGGAGATCGCGCCGGGGGTCACCGCGGTGCTGACCGCCGGGCATACGCCGGGACATCAGAGCTTCGTCGTCGATCTCGAAGGGGGAGGAGGGTTCGTCTTCGCGTTCGACGCCGCCGACCTCACCGAGAACATCGAGCGCGAACTGCCGGTCGGCAGCGTCATCGGCGTCGACCACGCGAAGACGGTCGAACCCATCCGTCGCCTGAAACACATCGCGGCGGAACGCGGCTACCGCCTCGTACCAGGCCACGACCCGGACGTCTGGCCGAGCCTCACCGCGGAGCTACGCGACTACTACACTTAA
- a CDS encoding winged helix-turn-helix domain-containing protein — protein MTQRPSPDRLLRRPPNVVGLDTRPDPTYTLATDAEPLPADGTVLDVIPLPGADKVLMIVAHVVPARPAEATVSRRTLTPEVPQVPGAWPTPASEVPHVPEARSTPTPEAPRTPEARQSATPYEMSSFDLAPVARPEPEPEPEPEPGRGPEPRDPGEPGEPRPETAAASAGHLKPTETAASPSPDGLRVDLPSRRVLVNGSEVHLTFQEFELLAHLTAHPWTVFTRAELMRALWPTMDSTTRTVDIHVHRLRRKLGRLSTRLTTVRRVGYVYRPHLTNRAATPTTELQPTQL, from the coding sequence ATGACCCAGCGTCCGTCCCCGGACCGGTTGCTCCGCCGTCCCCCCAACGTCGTGGGCCTCGACACGCGCCCCGACCCCACATACACGCTGGCCACGGACGCCGAGCCCCTCCCGGCCGACGGCACGGTCCTGGACGTCATCCCGCTACCCGGCGCCGACAAGGTCCTCATGATCGTCGCCCACGTCGTCCCCGCCCGGCCCGCAGAAGCCACGGTGTCGCGACGAACGCTCACACCAGAGGTGCCGCAGGTACCGGGGGCGTGGCCGACGCCCGCATCAGAGGTGCCGCACGTACCGGAGGCGCGGTCAACGCCCACGCCGGAGGCGCCGCGAACACCAGAGGCGCGGCAAAGCGCCACACCGTACGAGATGAGCTCGTTCGATCTGGCCCCCGTTGCCCGGCCGGAGCCGGAGCCGGAGCCGGAGCCGGAGCCAGGGCGAGGGCCGGAGCCGAGGGACCCCGGCGAACCGGGGGAGCCACGACCCGAGACGGCCGCAGCGAGTGCGGGACACCTGAAGCCGACGGAGACTGCGGCCAGCCCATCCCCGGACGGCCTCCGCGTCGACCTGCCGTCCCGGCGCGTATTGGTCAATGGCAGTGAGGTCCATCTGACCTTCCAGGAGTTCGAACTGCTCGCCCACCTCACCGCGCATCCCTGGACGGTCTTCACCAGAGCCGAACTCATGCGCGCCCTCTGGCCGACCATGGACTCCACCACCAGAACCGTGGACATCCACGTCCACCGACTCCGCCGCAAACTCGGCCGCCTGAGCACCCGCCTGACAACGGTCCGCCGAGTGGGCTACGTCTACCGACCGCACCTGACGAACAGAGCAGCAACCCCCACCACCGAGCTGCAACCCACCCAGCTCTGA
- a CDS encoding glycosyltransferase family 2 protein, with product MTATLTVIVPAHNEELGLPATLEALRRQTVPPEEIIVVDDGSADRTGEVAASYGATVLRPDRNLGSKARAQNHALPACQSDLVLAVDADTVLAPDYIEKIKPAFDDPEVVVAAGNVQTRFTRTAWERGRSIEYLFGFHWHRPIQNGANSPVVCSGCCSAFRRETLVAFGGFPERTIVEDMDFTWSMQIAGRKAVYVGEAVAWAADPETLTYLRKQVWRWMAGFFQNVRLHLGHLVTRKPMLALWIVLALVEIFTAPLWWATPFVLTVGMHKSISTTLALWLGSELLFTVPPLIYAARRRKLPILRVLANIPFVYLTKAVNVYYAWKALIVELILVPLRLSKGLVTYEKGRACTPTIT from the coding sequence GTGACCGCCACCCTGACCGTGATCGTCCCGGCGCACAACGAGGAGCTCGGCCTGCCCGCCACACTCGAGGCTCTCCGCCGGCAGACCGTCCCGCCCGAAGAGATCATCGTCGTGGACGACGGCTCGGCCGACCGCACCGGGGAGGTCGCGGCCTCCTACGGCGCGACCGTGCTGAGACCCGACCGCAATCTGGGAAGCAAGGCCAGGGCACAAAACCACGCGTTACCGGCCTGCCAGAGCGACCTGGTGCTCGCCGTCGACGCGGACACCGTCCTCGCACCGGACTACATCGAAAAGATCAAGCCGGCCTTCGACGATCCCGAGGTCGTCGTGGCGGCCGGCAACGTCCAGACACGCTTCACCCGCACCGCCTGGGAGCGTGGCCGCTCGATCGAATACCTCTTCGGCTTCCACTGGCACCGGCCGATCCAGAACGGCGCGAACAGCCCGGTGGTGTGCTCGGGCTGCTGTTCGGCATTCCGCCGAGAGACGCTGGTCGCCTTCGGCGGGTTCCCCGAGCGGACCATCGTCGAGGACATGGACTTCACGTGGTCGATGCAGATCGCCGGCCGCAAAGCCGTCTACGTCGGCGAAGCCGTGGCATGGGCCGCCGACCCCGAGACACTGACCTACCTGCGCAAACAAGTGTGGCGCTGGATGGCCGGCTTCTTCCAGAACGTCCGCCTCCACCTCGGCCACCTCGTCACCCGAAAACCGATGCTCGCCCTGTGGATCGTCCTCGCCCTGGTCGAGATCTTCACCGCGCCGCTGTGGTGGGCGACCCCGTTCGTCCTCACCGTGGGGATGCACAAGTCGATCAGCACGACCCTGGCGCTGTGGCTCGGCTCCGAACTCCTGTTCACCGTCCCACCACTGATCTACGCCGCACGCCGCCGAAAACTCCCGATCCTGCGCGTGTTGGCGAACATCCCCTTCGTCTACCTGACGAAGGCCGTCAACGTCTACTACGCCTGGAAAGCGCTCATAGTCGAACTGATCCTCGTCCCCCTCCGTCTCTCCAAAGGCCTGGTCACCTACGAGAAGGGCCGCGCCTGCACCCCAACCATCACCTAG
- a CDS encoding MarR family winged helix-turn-helix transcriptional regulator, translating into MTETRWLNADEQRTWRAYLNSHRLLLDAIDAQLRRDSGMPHAYYEILVCLSDAENRTLRMAELAEATRVSASRLSHAIARLEERGWVCRQECPTDRRGQLAVLTDEGFATLAAAAPGHVEAVRTALFDSLDADQIRDLGEISEILARHLA; encoded by the coding sequence GTGACCGAGACGCGATGGCTGAACGCCGATGAGCAGCGAACATGGCGCGCGTACCTCAACTCCCATCGCCTGTTGCTCGACGCGATCGACGCGCAGCTTCGCCGCGACTCAGGGATGCCACACGCCTACTACGAGATCCTGGTCTGCCTTTCCGACGCGGAGAACCGCACGCTGCGCATGGCCGAACTCGCCGAGGCGACGCGTGTTTCCGCCAGCCGTCTCTCCCACGCCATCGCCCGCCTCGAGGAGCGCGGCTGGGTATGCCGGCAGGAATGTCCGACCGACCGTCGTGGTCAGCTCGCCGTGCTCACCGACGAAGGGTTCGCCACGCTGGCCGCGGCGGCACCCGGTCACGTCGAGGCCGTCCGCACCGCCCTGTTCGACTCGCTCGACGCCGACCAGATCCGCGACCTCGGGGAGATCAGCGAGATCCTCGCTCGGCATCTCGCCTGA
- a CDS encoding glycoside hydrolase family 2 protein — MVAAAAVMTVAAVTPTDVATASPPPAAVVAPGPGAAQLTSGWRIQSSATAGTSGAEISRPDYSATGWLPISEPETLMAGLVENGRYPDVFYSDRLKSVPTDQFGVNWWYRDQLTVHPKHGGRTYLIMNGVLGTADLWVNGTKVADRTQLQGAYSRFEYDITPYVHDGANAIALDVAKNAPKTYLSDSQLDWNPHAPDESTGLRFAPQLAQAGAVSLRNVHVNQQNATNLSTSDLTVKADLRNDTAAAQRASLRATITHGATRVDVTATADVPAGATRTVTLSPADHRQLHLTHPAIWWPYQLGGQPLYHLAASVRAGGQESDRYAEDFGIRTVTSDLSPVVPGKTHAASGSRRFMVNGVPLVIRGGGWSPDMFMRYSPRNIHDQLAYVKNLGLNTLRFEGNLPPDDMFAQMDRAGILAMTGWQCCDRWEDPLTKWPDALKANAANQATRVAEWLRNHPSVFTYFQGSDEAPDAAKEQIYLSAFAAADWQTPQVASAEYKSSPKLGASGAKEGPYNYVPPGYWWAQGPQTAGDDPTFTNAGSAFAYDTETSAGNTVPTQDSLNRFLTPADQAQIWDLSTTKGPGTGPNLFHVAASYGSYTKTARMGQYNTPLWNRYGPWTDMASYQKIAQMGGYEVTRAQFEAYLGRSKDPANPSPGVIYWMLNKAWPSLHWNLYNYDFDQPGVYFGALKAGEPVHIMYDYADGSVKVANLARTTQNGLTASARVIDLNGTVRDSRRVAVSGLASQDVQTVLSPKVPSETSRTYFVELTLTRNGGGTVSRNVYWLSTKPDAVDWSKTLGSGSGAVFQPDGYADLTGLQKLPAATVKATASTRRDGADAITTVTLRNTGHGSTPAVFTRADVRRGTRDGHVLGGDDQVLPISWSDNYVTLWPGESQTVTARYRASDLRGAPPVVTLTGRNLTDQTLRG, encoded by the coding sequence ATGGTTGCGGCGGCAGCGGTGATGACCGTCGCGGCCGTGACGCCGACCGATGTCGCCACGGCCTCGCCGCCTCCCGCAGCGGTCGTCGCGCCCGGTCCCGGGGCGGCGCAGCTCACCTCCGGGTGGCGCATCCAGTCCTCCGCCACCGCCGGGACTTCCGGGGCGGAGATCTCCCGTCCGGACTACTCCGCGACGGGCTGGCTACCGATCTCCGAGCCCGAGACGCTGATGGCGGGCCTGGTCGAGAACGGCCGCTACCCCGACGTCTTCTACTCCGACCGGCTGAAGAGCGTGCCGACCGACCAGTTCGGCGTGAACTGGTGGTATCGCGACCAGCTGACCGTCCACCCGAAACACGGCGGCCGGACGTACCTGATCATGAACGGAGTGCTCGGCACCGCGGACCTGTGGGTCAACGGCACGAAGGTGGCCGACCGGACCCAGCTCCAGGGCGCGTACTCACGGTTCGAGTACGACATCACGCCTTACGTCCACGACGGCGCCAACGCGATCGCGCTCGACGTCGCCAAGAACGCCCCGAAGACCTATCTCAGCGACAGTCAGCTCGACTGGAACCCGCACGCGCCGGACGAGAGCACCGGCCTGCGGTTCGCGCCGCAGCTGGCACAGGCGGGCGCGGTCTCGCTGCGGAACGTGCACGTCAACCAGCAGAACGCCACGAACCTGAGCACGTCGGACCTCACGGTCAAGGCGGACCTGCGCAACGACACCGCTGCGGCACAGCGGGCCTCGCTGCGCGCGACCATCACGCACGGCGCCACGCGCGTCGATGTCACGGCGACGGCGGACGTACCGGCCGGCGCGACGCGTACGGTCACCCTCTCCCCCGCCGACCACCGGCAGCTGCACCTCACCCACCCGGCGATCTGGTGGCCGTACCAGCTGGGCGGACAGCCGCTGTACCACCTCGCGGCGAGCGTACGGGCGGGTGGCCAGGAGTCCGACCGGTACGCCGAGGACTTCGGCATCCGTACGGTGACCTCCGACCTCAGCCCGGTCGTGCCGGGCAAGACGCACGCGGCGTCGGGCTCTCGGAGGTTCATGGTCAACGGGGTGCCGCTGGTGATCCGCGGCGGCGGCTGGTCGCCGGACATGTTCATGCGGTACTCGCCGCGGAACATCCACGACCAGCTCGCGTACGTGAAGAACCTCGGCCTGAACACCCTGCGCTTCGAGGGGAACCTGCCGCCGGACGACATGTTCGCCCAGATGGACCGCGCGGGCATCCTGGCGATGACCGGCTGGCAGTGCTGTGATCGCTGGGAGGACCCTCTTACCAAGTGGCCCGACGCGCTGAAGGCGAACGCGGCCAACCAGGCGACGCGCGTCGCGGAGTGGCTGCGCAACCACCCGAGCGTCTTCACCTACTTCCAGGGCAGCGACGAGGCACCGGACGCGGCGAAGGAGCAGATCTACCTGTCCGCGTTCGCGGCGGCGGACTGGCAGACGCCGCAGGTGGCCTCGGCCGAGTACAAGTCATCACCCAAGCTCGGCGCGTCGGGCGCCAAGGAGGGACCGTACAACTACGTGCCGCCGGGGTACTGGTGGGCGCAGGGTCCCCAGACGGCCGGTGACGACCCGACCTTCACCAACGCCGGCAGCGCCTTCGCGTACGACACCGAGACCAGCGCGGGGAACACCGTGCCGACGCAGGACTCGCTGAACAGGTTCCTGACGCCGGCCGACCAGGCGCAGATCTGGGACCTGTCGACGACGAAGGGGCCCGGGACCGGGCCGAACCTGTTCCACGTCGCCGCGTCGTACGGCAGCTACACGAAGACGGCGCGGATGGGGCAGTACAACACGCCGCTGTGGAACCGCTACGGGCCCTGGACCGACATGGCCTCGTACCAGAAGATCGCCCAGATGGGCGGCTACGAGGTCACGCGCGCGCAGTTCGAGGCCTACCTCGGCCGCTCGAAGGACCCGGCCAACCCGAGCCCCGGCGTCATCTACTGGATGCTGAACAAGGCGTGGCCGTCGCTGCACTGGAACCTCTACAACTACGATTTCGACCAGCCGGGCGTGTACTTCGGCGCGCTCAAGGCGGGCGAACCGGTGCACATCATGTACGACTACGCGGACGGCTCGGTGAAGGTCGCCAACCTGGCGCGTACGACCCAGAACGGCCTGACCGCGTCGGCGCGGGTCATCGACCTGAACGGCACGGTCCGGGACTCACGCCGCGTCGCTGTCAGTGGCCTGGCGTCGCAGGACGTGCAGACCGTACTCAGCCCGAAGGTGCCCTCGGAGACCTCTCGCACGTACTTCGTCGAGCTCACACTGACCCGGAACGGCGGCGGCACGGTGAGCCGGAACGTCTACTGGCTGTCGACGAAGCCGGACGCGGTGGACTGGTCGAAGACGCTCGGCTCGGGTAGCGGCGCGGTCTTCCAGCCGGATGGCTACGCGGACCTCACCGGGCTGCAGAAGCTGCCGGCCGCGACCGTGAAGGCAACGGCGTCGACCCGCCGCGACGGCGCCGACGCGATCACGACGGTCACGCTGCGGAACACGGGCCACGGGTCCACTCCGGCGGTCTTCACCCGAGCCGACGTACGCCGGGGCACGCGTGACGGTCACGTGCTCGGTGGCGACGACCAGGTGCTGCCGATCAGCTGGAGCGACAACTACGTGACCCTGTGGCCGGGCGAGAGCCAGACGGTGACCGCACGCTACCGCGCCTCGGACCTACGGGGAGCCCCACCGGTGGTCACCCTGACCGGCCGCAACCTGACCGACCAGACCCTCCGCGGCTGA
- a CDS encoding cellulase family glycosylhydrolase, which translates to MRSRRMISVFLALVLGLFGGGPITGTAHAAVRCSVDYTKNDWGSGFTASITLHNLGDRLEGWTLTYAYTGNQTLTQGWSGTWSQSGRTVTVTGAGWNGTLATGATAQIGANFAYSGTNTDPASFTVNGVSCDGDGSGGGGTGGDGGHGDGPPALHVSGNHLVDADGATVRLRGANRSGGEFMCVQGYGVWDGPVDDASIEAMAAWKITAVRIPLNEECWLGLSNIDPRYGGAAYQSEVKGYVSRLEAHGITPIVEMHWNHGAYTGPSSGCADVHATCQKPMPDAEYAPSFWTGVATAFKGDDAVVLDLFNEPYPERATGSETSGWTCWRDGGTCAGIAYQVAGFQSLVDAVRATGADNVILVGGLAYSNDLTQWLEYAPADPEHNLAAFAHLYNFNTCSSTSCFDAQLAPVARQVPLTLSEIGENDCGHGFIDTVMNWADAHGVGYLGWTWNTWDCSSGPSLISDYDGTATPFGAGLRDHLSAGS; encoded by the coding sequence ATGCGATCCAGACGCATGATCTCCGTCTTCCTGGCACTCGTCCTCGGCCTCTTCGGCGGCGGACCGATCACCGGGACCGCCCACGCCGCCGTGCGCTGCTCGGTGGACTACACCAAGAACGACTGGGGATCGGGCTTCACCGCCTCCATCACCCTGCACAACCTCGGCGACCGGCTCGAAGGGTGGACGCTGACGTACGCCTACACCGGGAACCAGACGCTCACCCAGGGCTGGAGCGGCACCTGGAGCCAGTCGGGCAGGACCGTCACGGTCACCGGCGCGGGCTGGAACGGCACGCTCGCCACGGGTGCCACCGCGCAGATCGGCGCGAACTTCGCCTACAGCGGGACCAACACGGACCCGGCGTCGTTCACCGTCAACGGCGTCTCCTGCGACGGTGACGGCAGCGGCGGCGGCGGGACCGGCGGCGATGGCGGGCACGGCGACGGCCCGCCCGCGCTGCACGTGTCCGGAAACCACCTGGTCGACGCCGACGGGGCCACCGTGCGGCTGCGCGGCGCGAACCGCTCCGGCGGGGAGTTCATGTGCGTGCAGGGATACGGCGTCTGGGACGGCCCGGTCGACGACGCCTCGATCGAGGCCATGGCCGCCTGGAAGATCACCGCGGTGCGGATCCCGCTCAACGAGGAGTGCTGGCTCGGCCTGAGCAACATCGACCCGCGCTACGGCGGCGCCGCGTACCAGAGCGAGGTCAAGGGGTACGTCTCCCGGCTGGAGGCCCACGGCATCACCCCGATCGTCGAGATGCACTGGAACCACGGCGCCTACACCGGCCCGTCCTCCGGCTGCGCGGACGTCCACGCGACCTGCCAGAAGCCGATGCCGGACGCGGAGTACGCGCCGTCCTTCTGGACCGGGGTCGCCACTGCCTTCAAGGGCGATGACGCGGTGGTGCTGGACCTGTTCAACGAGCCGTACCCCGAGCGCGCCACCGGCAGCGAGACCTCCGGCTGGACCTGCTGGCGCGACGGCGGGACGTGCGCCGGGATCGCGTACCAGGTGGCGGGGTTCCAGTCCCTCGTCGACGCGGTACGCGCGACCGGCGCGGACAACGTCATCCTCGTCGGCGGCCTGGCCTACTCCAACGACCTGACGCAGTGGCTCGAGTACGCGCCGGCCGACCCGGAGCACAACCTCGCGGCGTTCGCGCACCTCTACAACTTCAACACCTGCTCCAGCACGTCCTGCTTCGACGCCCAGCTCGCGCCGGTCGCCCGGCAGGTCCCGCTCACGCTGAGCGAGATCGGCGAGAACGACTGCGGGCACGGGTTCATCGACACCGTCATGAACTGGGCGGACGCGCACGGCGTCGGCTACCTCGGCTGGACCTGGAACACCTGGGACTGCTCCTCCGGCCCGTCACTGATCAGCGACTACGACGGCACGGCCACACCGTTCGGCGCCGGGCTGCGCGACCATCTGAGCGCCGGCTCCTGA
- a CDS encoding MBL fold metallo-hydrolase has product MAKPFASSADTEDKTQTLEILADGVYALTAEGDPNVGAIEGEDFLVCFEALATPVAARAWLQRLREHTGKPIRYLVLSHYHAVRVLGASAFDADVIVAHEKTRELVAERGRQDWESEFGRMPRLFREPESIPGLTWPTATLTDRFTIDLGGDRGDLVLQHCGRGHTEGDIVAWLPAQKILFAGDLVEAQAALYTGDAFHRDWAAGTLDAIAALGAEALIGGRGAVARGKDAVEAAVAQTRDFLTVMIREVGAVRERGGTLKEAFEATHARLEPRFGGWPIFEHCLPFDVSRLWDELSGIERPRIWTAERDREVWAELQE; this is encoded by the coding sequence ATGGCCAAGCCGTTCGCCTCGTCCGCGGACACCGAGGACAAGACGCAGACCCTGGAGATCCTCGCCGACGGGGTGTACGCCCTGACGGCCGAGGGCGACCCCAACGTCGGTGCGATCGAGGGCGAGGACTTCCTCGTCTGCTTCGAGGCGCTGGCGACCCCGGTCGCCGCACGCGCGTGGCTCCAAAGGCTGCGCGAGCACACCGGCAAGCCGATCCGCTACCTGGTGCTCTCGCACTACCACGCCGTACGCGTCCTGGGCGCGAGCGCCTTCGACGCCGACGTGATCGTCGCGCACGAGAAGACCCGCGAGCTCGTCGCGGAGCGCGGCAGGCAGGACTGGGAGTCGGAGTTCGGCCGGATGCCGCGGCTGTTCAGGGAGCCCGAGTCGATCCCCGGCCTCACGTGGCCGACCGCGACGCTCACCGACCGGTTCACCATCGACCTCGGGGGTGACCGGGGTGACCTGGTGCTCCAGCACTGCGGCCGCGGCCATACCGAGGGCGACATCGTCGCCTGGCTCCCCGCCCAGAAGATCCTCTTCGCGGGCGACCTGGTCGAGGCGCAGGCCGCGCTCTACACCGGTGACGCCTTTCACCGGGACTGGGCGGCCGGCACGCTGGACGCGATCGCCGCGCTGGGTGCCGAGGCGCTCATCGGCGGACGCGGCGCCGTCGCGCGCGGCAAGGACGCCGTCGAGGCCGCGGTGGCCCAGACCCGCGACTTCCTCACCGTCATGATCCGCGAGGTCGGCGCCGTACGCGAACGCGGGGGCACCCTCAAGGAGGCGTTCGAGGCGACGCACGCGCGGCTCGAACCACGCTTCGGTGGCTGGCCGATCTTCGAGCACTGCCTGCCCTTCGACGTCTCCCGGCTGTGGGACGAGCTGTCCGGCATCGAGCGCCCGCGCATCTGGACCGCCGAACGCGACCGCGAGGTGTGGGCCGAGCTGCAGGAGTGA